One Fusarium poae strain DAOMC 252244 chromosome 4, whole genome shotgun sequence DNA window includes the following coding sequences:
- a CDS encoding hypothetical protein (SECRETED:SignalP(1-19)), which translates to MVRLAILATIMAVATSVQGATWCQCLFPDKSHCCVATGGGSCQQKCLNAGKPIDDGSFTIKKQRCNAGGDGFSISPITAQGRTQCETRT; encoded by the exons ATGGTCCGTCTCGCAATCTTGGCTACCATCATGGCTGTTGCCACCTCTGTACAGGGCGCTACTTGGTGCCAGTGTCTCTTTCCCGACAAGTCCCACTGCTGTGTTGCCACT GGAGGCGGTAGTTGCCAACAGAAGTGCTTGAATGCTGGCAAGCCTATCGATGATGGATCTTTTACCATCAAAAAGCAAAGGTGTAATGCCGGAGGTGATGGATTTAGTATCAGCCCAATTACTGCCCAAGGACGCACTCAGTGCGAGACCAGGACTTAA
- a CDS encoding hypothetical protein (SECRETED:SignalP(1-18)), with translation MISRALLSWLAASATVFAAPTSDGPSALDTRACTTPANSLKNPSFESSSWVFKPTYANLGTAGVVTGGYKSNHAVQVTATSGTNDPTSYNKLSQAFKICKASRFQLTWSILLPKDGSKYTAPNIPGLYVEAQAPDGLWHQLGNFQFSSKTFSSTIFSPNKKGTHSVDQWANFVADFPTSQTGTWTISMEWYAQPASGGKTTTLKIKMDNFAVKPKA, from the exons ATGATCTCCCGAGCTCTTCTTTCCTGGCTAGCGGCTTCAGCCACTGTATTTGCTGCACCTACCAGTGATGGCCCCAGCGCACTCGATACGCGAGCCTGCACCACCCCAGCGAATTCACTCAAGAACCCCAGCTTCGAGTCCA GTTCCTGGGTATTCAAGCCTACGTATGCAAATCTTGGTACTGCAGGTGTCGTGACTGGTGGCTACAAAAGTAACCACGCTGTTCAAGTCACTGCAACTTCAGGCACGAATGATCCAACAAGCTACAACAAGCTATCCCAGGCCTTCAAGATCTGCAAAGCTTCACGCTTCCAGCTCACATGGTCCATTCTCCTTCCTAAAGATGGATCTAAATACACAGCGCCCAATATCCCTGGATTGTATGTCGAGGCTCAAGCACCAGATGGTCTATGGCACCAATTGGGAAATTTCCAATTTTCGTCAAAGACATTCAGCAGCACCATTTTTTCACCAAACAAAAAGGGAACTCACAGCGTCGACCAGTGGGCGAATTTTGTTGCCGACTTTCCTACTTCACAGACCGGTACTTGGACAATCTCGATGGAGTGGTATGCTCAGCCAGCGTCTGGTGGTAAGACAACAACGTTGAAGATTAAGATGGACAACTTTGCTGTTAAACCGAAGGCTTGA
- a CDS encoding hypothetical protein (SECRETED:SignalP(1-19)): MVRLSIFAIVAAVITGVVADTRACQCLFQDGSHCCVNLKTGPCDVGCRTSGRKGTACNANGKFVEISWFTGVGRTKCDF, encoded by the exons ATGGTCCGTCTTTCCATCTTCGCTATCGTTGCCGCTGTTATCACAGGCGTTGTTGCGGATACGAGAGCTTGCCAGTGTCTTTTCCAAGATGGCTCCCACTGCTGTGTTAAT CTGAAGACCGGACCTTGCGATGTCGGATGCCGTACCTCGGGTAGAAAGGGAACGGCATGCAATGCTAATGGCAAGTTTGTGGAAATCAGCTGGTTTACTGGCGTTGGTCGCACCAAGTGTGACTTTTAA
- a CDS encoding hypothetical protein (SECRETED:SignalP(1-19)): protein MSSNLKAMLLANLLGFASAASFGFGPENQTPLLGTGSSHTRRNNVVFILTDDQDLHMNSLDYMPHLQKHLVDQGTFYKRHYTTTAICCPARVSILTGKAPHNTNVTDLTPPYGGYPKFIREGHNDNYLPIWVQAQGYNTYYAGKLFNSHAVNNYNDPFVKGWNQSDFLLDPYVYMYLNATFQRNHDPPVSHEGEYVTDVLARKTQGFLDQALEEDAPFFLTIAPNAPHSNVDASFAKINFTDTPRNWTFKMTTPIPAPRHAHLFKDVVVPRTENFNPDSQIVPSWIRDQPKLTQENIDWNDDFYRNRLRALQAVDELIDDVFKKLEDAGVLDHTYVVYTTDNGFHISQHRLQPGKECGYEEDINIPLIIRGPGVPAGSVSDVITTHADLAPTFLSVIGAPQRADFDGVVIPLTAEEQSEAVGKRHEHVTVEFWGMAGSEGKFPYHDKEGESFFLTNNTYKSIRIVGKTYNLYYSVWCHGEHELYDLQSDPGQLRNLLDTEAPQPVQLLGYPLESVVARLDALLLVGKTCKGLVCSQPWKTLHPQGDVKTLEDALSLEFDEFYVKQQPKVSFGWCAGGHVLDAEGAQFEKEGLAYWRPDWSNWV from the exons ATGAGTTCGAATTTGAAAGCCATGTTACTCGCCAACCTTTTGGGCTTTGCTTCGGCTGCAAGCTTTGGTTTTGGCCCCGAGAACCAAACTCCCCTTCTGGGAACCGGTTCTTCTCACACCCGGCGCAACAATGTCGTCTTTATTCTCACCGATGACCAAGACCTACACATGAACTCACTAGATTATATGCCACATTTGCAGAAGCATCTTGTTGATCAAGGGACATTTTACAAGCGTCACTACACCACCACTGCTATCTGTTGCCCGGCACGCGTGTCTATCTTGACCGGCAAGGCGCCTCATAATACCAACGTTACCGATCTGACTCCTCCATATG GCGGTTATCCCAAGTTCATCCGGGAGGGACACAATGACAACTACTTGCCAATCTGGGTACAAGCTCAAGGCTACAACACGTACTATGCCGGAAAGCTGTTCAACTCTCACGCCGTGAACAACTACAACGATCCATTTGTGAAGGGTTGGAACCAATCCGACTTTCTCCTCGACCCATATGTTTACATGTACCTGAATGCCACATTCCAGCGTAACCACGACCCTCCAGTCAGCCATGAAGGAGAATATGTTACCGACGTCCTTGCTAGAAAAACTCAGGGTTTTCTTGACCAGGCGCTCGAAGAGGATGCTCCATTCTTCCTTACCATTGCCCCAAACGCACCACACAGCAATGTCGACGCCAGCTTTGCCAAGATCAACTTTACCGACACTCCTCGAAACTGGACTTTCAAGATGACCACTCCCATCCCTGCCCCACGTCACGCACACCTTTTCAAAGACGTGGTCGTTCCACGAACCGAAAACTTCAATCCCGATTCCCAGATCGTGCCGAGTTGGATCCGTGACCAGCCCAAGCTCACACAGGAGAACATCGATTGGAATGATGACTTCTATCGCAATCGTCTGCGCGCTCTTCAGGCAGTGGATGAGCTGATTGACGATGTTTtcaagaagcttgaagacGCTGGTGTCCTCGACCACACCTACGTCGTCTACACCACCGATAATGGGTTTCACATTAGCCAGCATCGTTTGCAGCCTGGTAAAGAGTGTGGTTATGAAGAAGATATCAACATTCCACTCATCATTCGAGGACCCGGTGTGCCAGCAGGCTCCGTCTCGGACGTCATCACTACACACGCCGATCTAGCACCGACTTTTTTATCTGTCATTGGTGCACCTCAACGAGCAGACTTTGATGGAGTTGTCATCCCTCTCACGGCAGAGGAACAGTCTGAGGCTGTGGGAAAACGGCATGAACATGTTACTGTCGAGTTTTGGGGGATGGCCGGATCGGAGGGCAAGTTTCCCTATCATGACAAGGAGGGCGAGAGTTTCTTCCTGACAAACAATACGTACAAGTCAATTCGTATCGTCGGTAAGACATACAACCTGTACTACTCTGTTTGGTGCCATGGAGAACACGAACTGTACGATCTACAGTCGGATCCCGGTCAGCTACGCAACCTATTGGATACAGAAGCCCCGCAGCCAGTTCAACTGTTAGGGTACCCGCTCGAGTCTGTCGTTGCACGGCTTGACGCTCTTCTCCTGGTGGGAAAGACTTGCAAGGGTCTTGTTTGTTCTCAACCTTGGAAGACTCTTCACCCGCAAGGAGATGTTAAGACATTGGAAGATGCATTAAGTCTTGAGTTTGACGAATTTTATGTAAAGCAGCAGCCCAAGGTGTCTTTCGGCTGGTGTGCAGGTGGGCATGTGCTCGATGCTGAAGGCGCGCAGTTTGAGAAGGAGGGATTAGCTTACTGGCGCCCAGATTGGAGTAACTGGGTGTAA
- a CDS encoding hypothetical protein (TransMembrane:14 (i51-73o85-104i116-139o145-165i177-196o202-224i236-259o271-290i311-335o347-369i376-394o406-426i438-460o518-537i)): MSSVVENRDPETAAVDRQNVTDQATETTPLLDTSQSSVSPPRNSSIAVFKIVSVLIIGSFTASADGSLVLATHPTIASEFNALSASNWLFVSFNLAGAATQAMVGKLSDIYGRRSLIVTAYALFAAGCIIVGTGTSMGLVILGRVISGVGGSGLTILAMLIITDLVPLREAAAWQSYLNLAATTGRSLGGPLGGWLADTIGWRWSFNCQVPIFLLAILLTYFFLPSNKKQDDKPTSLSRIDFTGAALLALTMMAFLLPFEIGGSQVPWSHPVIPSLFAASFVFGGLFMLFEGRWAVEPIFPLDLLRIRNVVLGYVISGSQCAAQLGLMFSVPLYFQVTKNASNTVAGAYLFPAVAGNAIGAILAGLVINRTGRYKLVLLVATLTSAVSYILLLLRWHGRTNVWESLYIFPGGLGTGAVQTGVFVAVQAATDPAHKAAALGGVWLTVMVGAVIGMTAVSTVTMHVMAWSLATTLQGRGVTRDVIQKVVDMATSDINYINKADPNIASAVVDAYVRGLSFSHIISLTFSIIATFSASFISEHKV, from the exons ATGTCGTCTGTTGTAGAGAACCGTGACCCAGAAACTGCAGCGGTAGATCGACAAAATGTCACAGACCAAGCAACAGAGACAACACCTCTTCTCGATACATCTCAGTCCTCAGTTTCCCCGCCGAGAAACTCTTCAATCGCGGTTTTCAAGATTGTTTCGGTTCTCATCATTGGCTCTTTCACTGCCAGTGCTGATGGCAGTCTTGTGCTGGCCACACACCCGACAATTGCAAGCGAGTTCAATGCCCTGTCTGCGTCGAATTGGCTATTCGTCTCTTTCAATCTCGCGGGAGCTGCTACCCAAGCCATGGTAGGCAAGCTTAGCGATATTTATGGTCGACGAAGCCTCATTGTTACTGCTTACGCTCTCTTTGCTGCTGGTTG TATCATTGTTGGGACAGGCACTTCCATGGGATTAGTTATCCTTGGCCGTGTTATTTCTGGTGTAGGAGGATCAGGGCTAACCATACTGGCCATGCTCATCATCACAGACTTGGTGCCTCTGCGTGAGGCTGCTGCATGGCAGTCCTATCTCAACCTCGCTGCCACAACTGGTCGTAGTCTGGGCGGACCTCTTGGAGGTTGGCTAGCTGACACTATCGGATGGCGTTGGTCGTTCAATTGTCAGGTTCCCATCTTCCTTCTTGCCATTCTTCTCACCTACTTCTTTTTGCCCAGCAACAAGAAACAGGACGACAAACCTACATCACTCTCTAGAATTGACTTCACTGGTGCAGCTCTTCTTGCTCTCACAATGATGGCGTTTCTTCTACCATTCGAGATTGGGGGCTCTCAGGTTCCTTGGTCCCACCCCGTTATCCCCAGCTTATTCGCCGCGTCTTTCGTTTTTGGTGGACTGTTCATGCTCTTCGAAGGCCGCTGGGCCGTAGAACCAATCTTCCCACTCGACTTGCTTCGTATCCGGAATGTTGTGCTTGGATACGTCATCAGTGGCTCTCAATGTGCCGCCCAGCTTGGGTTAATGTTCTCTGTTCCTCTCTACTTCCAGGTCACAAAGAATGCCAGCAACACTGTTGCTGGAGCATACCTTTTCCCAGCCGTGGCGGGAAATGCAATTGGTGCCATTCTAGCTGGTTTGGTTATTAACCG CACTGGAAGGTATAAACTAGTTCTCCTTGTTGCTACTTTGACATCAGCAGTgtcttatatattacttttactgCGCTGGCATGGTCGAACAAACGTCTGGGAATCTCTTTATATCTTCCCAGGCGGCCTTGGCACTGGCGCAGTACAAACAGGAGTCTTTGTTGCCGTACAAGCTGCCACTGATCCTGCTCATAAGGCGGCTGCTTTGGGTGGGGTCTGGTTGACGGTCATGGTCGGAGCTGTCATCGGTATGACTGCTGTCAGTACAGTAACGATGCACGTCATGGCTTGGAGTCTTGCCACTACGCTGCAAGGTCGTGGCGTGACAAGAGACGTGATTCAAAAG GTCGTCGATATGGCCACTTCAGATATCAACTATATTAACAAAGCGGATCCAAATATAGCATCAGCTGTAGTGGATGCGTATGTACGCGGTCTGTCCTTCAGTCATATCATTTCTCTCACATTTTCGATCATTGCTACATTCTCGGCTAGCTTCATCAGTGAGCACAAGGTTTAG
- a CDS encoding hypothetical protein (TransMembrane:11 (o49-74i86-111o131-150i171-191o211-229i277-295o315-332i344-363o369-390i402-426o432-451i)), translated as MSSETAVITRPRSAHTVSHELNTFNQSRDNRPASEVQQQSEPIIPKFQVLAAGFSFFCAGVDGATLGPLLPYIIQSFTINEGEVAIIYACIFAGWVIAAVTNLFFATKLSFSALLTLGATLQLVAQCLRPWASQPIFFISFVIQAVGMGYQDTHANAWASGLSNAHRCLGFIHAMFALGCLVGPLAATAIATATGSGHSKTNGIEAWRMGYFQLIGIHALNLICMLVAFGNPLRQWKTPETAVPQAPAIATADPDVIQRRRNKEAIRDIRQLLKMKNFWLIGGFYLFNCGAWSAAGGWVVEYLVAHRDGALEKVGYVPTGFWAGLFLGRILLAEPTHRFGEQRSIMCLSVVCLMFHLLFWLVPNLVASAVAFSFMGFFFGPFFATGMSVASRMFPRKIQSMALGLVFVLAQAGAAIFPSITGLIATRAGVQVLQPVILGLIVGGAICWWLIPRIPERMDESLD; from the exons ATGTCGAGTGAGACAGCAGTCATTACCCGGCCTCGGTCGGCCCATACAGTCAGCCATGAGCTCAACACCTTCAATCAGTCTCGAGATAACAGGCCTGCCTCAGAAGTGCAACAACAATCGGAACCAATAATTCCCAAGTTCCAAGTTCTTGCAGCCGGCTTCTCGTTCTTTTGCGCTGGTGTTGACGGCGCCACTCTTGGACCTCTCCTCCCATACATCATCCAGTCATTCACCATTAATGAAGGTGAGGTAGCCATCAT CTATGCGTGCATCTTTGCAGGATGGGTCATCGCCGCAGTGACAAATCTCTTCTTCGCCACGAAGCTCTCCTTCTCCGCCCTCTTGACGCTTGGCGCCACTCTTCAGCTTGTAGCACAATGTCTGCGCCCGTGGGCTTCTCAGCCAATATTCTTCATAAGCTTTGTGATACAAGCTGTCGGCATGGGATATCAAGACACACATGCCAATGCTTGGGCAAGTGGATTGTCAAATGCTCACCGCTGCCTCGGCTTTATACATGCCATGTTTGCACTGGGCTGCCTCGTTGGACCTTTGGCTGCGACAGCAATCGCAACAGCAACGGGATCAGGTCATTCCAAGACGAATGGTATTGAGGCCTGGAGGATGGGTTACTTTCAGCTCATTGGTATTCATGCTCTCAATCTTATCTGTATGCTGGTTGCTTTTGGTAACCCACTAAGACAATGGAAAACACCCGAGACTGCAGTACCTCAAGCTCCTGCTATCGCTACTGCCGACCCAGACGTTATCCAACGGCGACGAAATAAAGAGGCTATCCGGGATATACGACAGCTCCTCAAAATGAAGAACTTCTGGTTGATTGGCGGCTTCTATCTGTTCAACTGCGGCGCATGGTCGGCTGCCGGAG GCTGGGTTGTAGAGTATCTTGTGGCTCATCGCGACGGAGCTCTTGAAAAGGTTGGCTATGTGCCCACAGGTTTCTGGGCAGGCCTATTTCTCGGTCGCATACTCTTGGCCGAGCCGACACATCGCTTTGGCGAGCAAAGATCAATCATGTGTCTCAGCGTCGTGTGTTTGATGTTTCATCTCTTATTTTGGCTTGTTCCAAACCTTGTTGCGAGCGCGGTCGCTTTCTCATTCATGGGCTTCTTTTTTGGCCCTTTCTTTGCAACTGGTATGAGTGTTGCATCAAGAATGTTTCCTCGCAAGATTCAGTCCATGGCTTTGG GCCTCGTTTTCGTACTTGCCCAGGCAGGGGCGGCCATATTTCCCTCCATTACCGGACTTATCGCGACGAGAGCCGGAGTGCAAGTGCTACAGCCAGTGATCTTGGGCCTCATTGTGGGCGGCGCCATCTGTTGGTGGTTGATCCCGAGAATACCGGAGCGTATGGACGAATCTTTAGATTAG
- a CDS encoding hypothetical protein (TransMembrane:1 (o12-30i)) gives MELTVQGYEPHMGINCLVPFLLTKLLLPILKSTAKMSSGPSTRVIFVASGMVDMSAPPGGIPLDELKPGNQSRDLSRNYTISKTGNWFLASEFDRRMRADGIVFIAQNPGNLMTNIWDRVPWYLKAPIRILLHPAKRGAYSELWAGLSTEIKLDDGGRYGVPWGKWHPSPRKDLVLSLKTQEDGGTGISAAFWDWCDKETAKFIKE, from the coding sequence ATGGAACTCACTGTTCAAGGATACGAACCTCACATGGGCATTAACTGTCTGGTTCCGTTCCTCCTCACCAAGCTATTGCTTCCTATCCTGAAGAGTACAGCAAAAATGTCCTCCGGGCCGTCGACAAGAGTCATCTTTGTGGCCTCGGGCATGGTGGACATGTCAGCGCCACCGGGAGGGATACCGCTGGACGAGCTCAAACCCGGCAATCAATCACGAGACCTCTCTCGAAACTACACTATTTCCAAAACGGGAAACTGGTTTCTAGCATCTGAGTTTGATCGTCGAATGCGAGCAGATGGAATTGTCTTTATTGCTCAGAACCCAGGAAATCTCATGACTAACATTTGGGACCGTGTTCCGTGGTACCTGAAAGCACCCATCAGAATTCTGCTGCATCCGGCCAAGCGTGGTGCATATTCGGAGCTCTGGGCCGGTCTGAGCACTGAGATCAAGCTTGACGATGGTGGTCGGTATGGTGTGCCATGGGGAAAGTGGCATCCGAGTCCCAGAAAGGATCTGGTACTAAGCTTGAAGACTCAGGAAGATGGTGGGACTGGCATTTCGGCCGCCTTCTGGGACTGGTGTGATAAAGAAACTGCCAAGTTCATTAAAGAGTAG
- a CDS encoding hypothetical protein (TransMembrane:9 (o200-220i232-252o264-287i335-358o378-401i408-426o438-460i472-492o504-525i)), with amino-acid sequence MSTVLPQKLAAVAYAATEVTEGKDLTTHTVQTLPLGKPRKDRRFLWERRDDNYDPEDIATQPSVFDDPDVAVEYQPPSNWENIHRFDPLARWTWREEDSVVRKMDIRIFIWTCVMFFGLEIDRANIHQALTDGFLTDLGLNTNGNTVFAVAFLSAELPSQLVSKWAGPDRWIPTQLTLWSVVAASQFWISGRSSFLACRVLIGFLQGGFIPDIILYLSYFYKHTEMGIRLSIFWMSMTAADIIAAFLAYGLLHMRGVLGYAGWRWLFLIEGLLSLLIGLASFIMMPAGPTETASWFRGKNGWFTSREEEIMVNRVIREDPSKSSMHNRERITLGLLWKSVCDFDLWPIYLIGITSMIPQNVPRSYLTLSLRALGFDTFHSNLLVIPSQVFTMITMLSIAWLADKTKRVIALCFIPMIWILPSLIWLRTSYTVDSPRWTVYGVITVLVSSPVTHPIIVGLASRNSNSVRSRTVSAALYNMSVQLGVIIGSNIYRQDDLPLYRTGNSVLLGLLGWNLCVYLATLLYYRWRNASRDEAWHALSEDEQLEKIQEESGEGNKRLDFSFFVFAGGLPDYIIENFYDIVATLERDHEMVNAEYLDSLWLRHGILGKKTKYKLNFFFTSAPLNEIKQDILQLLDQGGPPALFDYTETNAEPEPIDWIGETLSGTAIRLDKAPGTEVSRHIIRKRALSPSAPTPPTKFPRLETYTDIHEIPQSAQDPRTRLEWVMNTRQPPGR; translated from the exons ATGAGTACTGTTCTTCCTCAAAAGCTGGCAGCAGTTGCCTATGCAGCGACAGAGGTCACTGAGGGGAAGGATTTGACCACACATACCGTTCAGACTCTGCCTCTTGGAAAGCCAAGGAAGGACCGAAGGTTCCTCTGGGAGAGGAGAGATGACAACTACGACCCTGAAGATATAGCAACCCAA CCCAGCGTATTTGACGATCCAGATGTTGCGGTCGAGTATCAGCCTCCTAGTAATTG GGAAAATATTCATCGCTTCGATCCTCTGGCGCGATGGACTTGGAGAGAGGAAGACAGCGTCGTCAGAAAGATGGACATCCGGATCTTCATCTGGACTTGTGTCATGTTCTTCGGACTCGAGATCGACCGGGCAAATATCCATCAGGCACTAACCGATGGGTTCCTTACGGATCTTGGACTCAACACCAACG GAAACACCGTCTTTGCTGTTGCGTTCTTGTCGGCCGAACTTCCATCACAGCTCGTCTCCAAGTGGGCTGGACCCGACCGATGGATCCCTACGCAGCTCACCCTCTGGTCTGTGGTTGCGGCGTCTCAGTTCTGGATATCCGGGAGGTCCTCCTTCCTCGCCTGCCGTGTCCTCATTGGGTTTTTGCAAGGAGGCTTTATTCCTGAT ATCATTCTGTACCTCTCATACTTCTACAAGCATACTGAGATGGGAATACGCCTTAGTATCTTCTGGATGTCCATGACCGCTGCCGATATCATAGCTGCGTTCCTTGCCTACGGACTTCTCCACATGCGGGGTGTCCTTGGCTATGCTGGATGGAGgtggttgttcttgataGAG GGTCTCCTCAGCTTACTGATTGGCCTTGCTTCGTTCATCATGATGCCAGCTGGCCCAACTGAGACAGCTAGTTGGTTCCGTGGTAAGAATGGCTGGTTTACCTCCAGAGAGGAAGAAATCATGGTGAACCGCGTGATTCGTGAGGATCCTAGCAAATCTTCTATGCACAATCGTGAGAGGATTACCCTGGGACTTCTGTGGAAGAGTGTATGTGACTTTGATCTGTGGCCAATCTACTTGATTGGTATCACCTCGATGATACCTCAAAATGTTCCACGGTCATATCTTACCCTCTCTCTCAGGGCTTTGGGGTTCGATACCTTTCACTCCAATCTCCTCGTCATCCCGTCGCAGGTATTCACAA TGATCACCATGCTCAGTATAGCCTGGCTTGCAGATAAGACCAAGAGAGTGATCGCGCTCTGCTTCATCCCCATGATCTGGATCCTTCCTAGCCTTATATGGCTACGCACATCTTACACAGTTGATTCACCTCGCTGGACGGTTTATGGTGTTATTACTGTCCTTGTATCATCTCCTGTGACACATCCTATTATCGTTGGGCTGGCCTCACGTAACTCAAACTCGGTCCGATCACGTACAGTGTCTGCAGCGCTCTACAACATGTCAGTTCAACTGGGCGTCATTATAGGCTCAAACATCTACCGCCAGGATGACCTACCCTTGTACCGTACTGGAAACTCAGTTCTATTGGGGCTTCTGGGCTGGAATTTGTGCGTCTATCTTGCAACATTGCTTTACTACCGCTGGAGGAATGCTTCGCGAGATGAAGCGTGGCACGCACTATCCGAGGACGAACAACTCGAGAAGATTCAAGAGGAATCGGGCGAGGGAAATAAGAGGCTTGATTTCAG tttttttgtttttgccgGCGGTCTACCAGACTACATCATCGAGAATTTCTATGATATCGTCGCGACTCTGGAGAGAGATCATGAAATGGTCAATGCTGAATACTTGGACTCGCTCTGGTTGAGACATGGTATCCTTGGAAAGAAGACAAAATATAAACTCAATTTCTTCTTCACTTCCGCTCCGTTGAACGAGATCAAACAAGACATTTTACAGCTACTGGATCAAGGTGGCCCTCCCGCTCTTTTCGACTACACAGAAACGAATGCCGAACCCGAACCTATTGATTGGATAGGTGAAACACTGTCCGGCACTGCAATACGTCTCGATAAAGCTCCGGGTACAGAAGTGTCACGCCACATCATTCGAAAGCGCGCCTTGTCCCCATCCGCGCCAACTCCTCCCACAAAATTCCCGCGACTCGAGACTTACACCGATATCCACGAAATTCCTCAATCAGCTCAAGACCCAAGAACGAGACTCGAGTGGGTGATGAATACACGACAGCCTCCAGGTCGATGA